One window of Perca flavescens isolate YP-PL-M2 chromosome 6, PFLA_1.0, whole genome shotgun sequence genomic DNA carries:
- the tax1bp1b gene encoding tax1-binding protein 1 homolog B isoform X2, producing MELFLDGTLLSDTMDTSNFAHVIFQNVGKSYMPHAALECHYTLTQFITPNPKDWVGIFKVGWSTARDYYTFLWSPLPENYVEGTAVNRIVVFQGYYVPNDDAEFYQFCYVTHKGEIRGASTPFQFRANSPSEDELLTVEDECNSDILVVTTKASFLEQKMEEAKREKEELVKNIGLLQQEKDQLEAEKESLQKECEQEKETCAQLRRASQEVQNSSQALQEEKEEVKRRLEEATARVLQLEEDLIGVTQKGLQKETELDSLKDRVKKLTAEKEALESHLKNEKDEKELYKTHLKNRELENTKLSAELQMLKSVDVNKENTIAQFKEEVGRLQACLTEKEKHYREILAKVPPLGDMKALKEQLRQKEEQLQAKQQQSSLLAAELRDASSTRDRTMSELYHMKLEADAIRQAKAEAQAQCVRLERLVEQMKAEAKIEAAKAEEAAAADPAVLAELQREVEDLKLRLHMAAEHYKEKYKECQRLQKQVLRFSDPQGDLKRSSAQEASTIPLSVSPDTSVPGSPGSADPMLEAIIQEKLKGISREASDRNDKYRKCKQMLVEEKERSCMFADELAKMEVKFKEQLKTNENMKLQLASEEDRYKELQKGSSRRKGDQGASEKTGLESIQSNVPLFLQYPVPYTQDAPTPLLVSKSPSQLHFGNPYSISDSKDEGDEEFSNDQLLRPPVGPPSWDSNVVCNQPTRNHSRPEGHEESEEKQNINNDNTNEQPTATETHSPFVTDGQTAFCFDPSMDMKRCPLCEVIFPPNYDQSKFEEHVESHWKICPMCSEQFPLDCDQKVFENHVLTHFDGHTLNFD from the exons GTTGGTTGGAGCACAGCGAGGGACTATTACACATTCTTGTGGTCGCCACTCCCTGAGAACTATGTGGAAGGCACCGCAGTCAACCGAATAGTGGTCTTCCAGG GATATTATGTGCCCAACGATGATGCAGAGTTCTACCAGTTCTGTTATGTGACCCACAAAGGGGAGATCAGGGGAGCCAGCACGCCATTCCAGTTTCGTGCCAACAGCCCTTCAGAGGACGAGCTGCTGACTGTGGAGGATGAATGCAACTCTGACATCCTGGTGGTCACCACCAAGGCTAGCTTCCTTGAG CAAAAGATGGAGGAAgccaagagagagaaagaggagctgGTGAAAAACATAGGCCTCCTGCAGCAGGAGAAGGACCAGCTGGAAGCAGAGAAGGAGAGTCTTCAGAAGGAGTGTGAGCAGGAGAAAGAAACCTGTGCCCAGCTGAGAAGAGCGAGCCAA gaggtgcagaATTCTTCCCAGGCCCTgcaagaggagaaagaggaggtaaagAGGAGGCTGGAGGAGGCCACAGCCAGAGTTCTACAGTTGGAGGAGGATCTGATTGGAGTCACCCAGAAGGGCCTACAAAAGGAAACTGAGCTAGACAG TCTCAAGGATAGAGTGAAGAAACTTACAGCAGAGAAGGAGGCACTTGAATCTCATCTTAAGAATGAGAAAGATGAGAAGGAACTTTACAAG actCACCTGAAAAACCGGGAGCTGGAGAACACCAAGCTGAGTGCAGAGTTGCAGATGCTGAAGTCTGTGGACGTGAACAAGGAAAACACCATTGCCCAGTTTAAAGAGGAGGTGGGACGCCTGCAGGCGTGCCTCACTGAAAAGGAGAAACATTACAGAGAGATACTGGCCAAAGTCCCCCCCTTG GGAGATATGAAGGCCCTGAAGGAGCAGCTGCGGCAGAAGGAGGAACAGCTCCAGGCCAAACAGCAGCAGTCGTCCTTGTTAGCCGCTGAGTTGAGGGACGCCTCTAGCACCCGCGACCGTACCATGTCCGAACTCTACCACATGAAGCTGGAGGCGGATGCCATTCGCCAGGCCAAGGCTGAAGCTCAGGCCCAGTGTGTCCGCCTGGAGCGCCTGGTAGAGCAGATGAAGGCAGAGGCCAAGATTGAAGCT GCCAAAGCAGAAGAAGCAGCTGCGGCAGACCCAGCTGTTTTAGCAGAGCTGCAGAGAGAGGTGGAGGACCTGAAGCTGCGGCTGCACATGGCTGCAGAACACTACAAGGAGAAATACAAGGAATGTCAGAGACTGCAAAAACAAGTGCTTAGATTCTCTGATCCGCAAGGG GATCTGAAGAGAAGCTCAGCACAAGAGGCCTCAACAATCCCTTTATCAGTGAGTCCAGACACTTCAGTGCCAG GGAGTCCAGGTTCTGCTGATCCCATGTTGGAAGCCATCATCCAGGAGAAACTCAAAGGCATCAGCAGAGAGGCGTCCGACAGGAATGACAAGTACAGGAAATGCAAGCAGATGCTGGTG GAGGAGAAGGAGCGTAGCTGCATGTTTGCTGATGAGCTGGCCAAGATGGAGGTGAAATTTAAGGAGCAACTGAAGACAAACGAGAACATGAAACTGCAGTTGGCATCAGAGGAAGATCGCTACAAG GAGCTCCAGAAGGGCAGCAGCCGCAGGAAGGGAGATCAGGGGGCCAGTGAGAAAACCGGCTTGGAGAGTATCCAGTCCAATGTGCCTTTATTCCTGCAGTACCCTGTCCCCTACACCCAGGATGCCCCCACCCCACTGCTGGTCTCTAAGAGCCCCAGCCAGCTGCATTTTGGGAACCCTTACTCCATCTCAGACTCTAAAG ATGAGGGAGATGAGGAGTTCTCAAATGACCAGCTGCTTAGGCCCCCTGTGGGCCCGCCCTCTTGGGACAGCAATGTGGTGTGTAACCAACCCACACGCAATCACAGCCGGCCAGAAGGCCACGAGGAGTCAGAGGAAAAGCAAAACATCAACAAT GATAATACCAACGAACAGCCCACAGCAACTGAAACTCACAGCCCATTTGTGACCGATGGACAAACTGCCTTCTGCTTTGATCCCAG CATGGACATGAAGCGATGTCCACTCTGTGAGGTCATCTTCCCGCCCAACTATGACCAGAGCAAGTTTGAGGAGCACGTGGAGAGCCACTGGAAAATCTGCCCCATGTGCAGCGAGCAGTTCCCGCTGGACTGCGACCAGAAGGTGTTTGAGAATCATGTGCTCACTCACTTCGATGGCCACACGCTCAACTTCGACTGA
- the tax1bp1b gene encoding tax1-binding protein 1 homolog B isoform X1, with amino-acid sequence MELFLDGTLLSDTMDTSNFAHVIFQNVGKSYMPHAALECHYTLTQFITPNPKDWVGIFKVGWSTARDYYTFLWSPLPENYVEGTAVNRIVVFQGYYVPNDDAEFYQFCYVTHKGEIRGASTPFQFRANSPSEDELLTVEDECNSDILVVTTKASFLEQKMEEAKREKEELVKNIGLLQQEKDQLEAEKESLQKECEQEKETCAQLRRASQEVQNSSQALQEEKEEVKRRLEEATARVLQLEEDLIGVTQKGLQKETELDSLKDRVKKLTAEKEALESHLKNEKDEKELYKTHLKNRELENTKLSAELQMLKSVDVNKENTIAQFKEEVGRLQACLTEKEKHYREILAKVPPLGDMKALKEQLRQKEEQLQAKQQQSSLLAAELRDASSTRDRTMSELYHMKLEADAIRQAKAEAQAQCVRLERLVEQMKAEAKIEAAKAEEAAAADPAVLAELQREVEDLKLRLHMAAEHYKEKYKECQRLQKQVLRFSDPQGDLKRSSAQEASTIPLSVSPDTSVPGSPGSADPMLEAIIQEKLKGISREASDRNDKYRKCKQMLVEEKERSCMFADELAKMEVKFKEQLKTNENMKLQLASEEDRYKSQIAEKGRELKELKGTLALVVKEKEKVEEELQKGSSRRKGDQGASEKTGLESIQSNVPLFLQYPVPYTQDAPTPLLVSKSPSQLHFGNPYSISDSKDEGDEEFSNDQLLRPPVGPPSWDSNVVCNQPTRNHSRPEGHEESEEKQNINNDNTNEQPTATETHSPFVTDGQTAFCFDPSMDMKRCPLCEVIFPPNYDQSKFEEHVESHWKICPMCSEQFPLDCDQKVFENHVLTHFDGHTLNFD; translated from the exons GTTGGTTGGAGCACAGCGAGGGACTATTACACATTCTTGTGGTCGCCACTCCCTGAGAACTATGTGGAAGGCACCGCAGTCAACCGAATAGTGGTCTTCCAGG GATATTATGTGCCCAACGATGATGCAGAGTTCTACCAGTTCTGTTATGTGACCCACAAAGGGGAGATCAGGGGAGCCAGCACGCCATTCCAGTTTCGTGCCAACAGCCCTTCAGAGGACGAGCTGCTGACTGTGGAGGATGAATGCAACTCTGACATCCTGGTGGTCACCACCAAGGCTAGCTTCCTTGAG CAAAAGATGGAGGAAgccaagagagagaaagaggagctgGTGAAAAACATAGGCCTCCTGCAGCAGGAGAAGGACCAGCTGGAAGCAGAGAAGGAGAGTCTTCAGAAGGAGTGTGAGCAGGAGAAAGAAACCTGTGCCCAGCTGAGAAGAGCGAGCCAA gaggtgcagaATTCTTCCCAGGCCCTgcaagaggagaaagaggaggtaaagAGGAGGCTGGAGGAGGCCACAGCCAGAGTTCTACAGTTGGAGGAGGATCTGATTGGAGTCACCCAGAAGGGCCTACAAAAGGAAACTGAGCTAGACAG TCTCAAGGATAGAGTGAAGAAACTTACAGCAGAGAAGGAGGCACTTGAATCTCATCTTAAGAATGAGAAAGATGAGAAGGAACTTTACAAG actCACCTGAAAAACCGGGAGCTGGAGAACACCAAGCTGAGTGCAGAGTTGCAGATGCTGAAGTCTGTGGACGTGAACAAGGAAAACACCATTGCCCAGTTTAAAGAGGAGGTGGGACGCCTGCAGGCGTGCCTCACTGAAAAGGAGAAACATTACAGAGAGATACTGGCCAAAGTCCCCCCCTTG GGAGATATGAAGGCCCTGAAGGAGCAGCTGCGGCAGAAGGAGGAACAGCTCCAGGCCAAACAGCAGCAGTCGTCCTTGTTAGCCGCTGAGTTGAGGGACGCCTCTAGCACCCGCGACCGTACCATGTCCGAACTCTACCACATGAAGCTGGAGGCGGATGCCATTCGCCAGGCCAAGGCTGAAGCTCAGGCCCAGTGTGTCCGCCTGGAGCGCCTGGTAGAGCAGATGAAGGCAGAGGCCAAGATTGAAGCT GCCAAAGCAGAAGAAGCAGCTGCGGCAGACCCAGCTGTTTTAGCAGAGCTGCAGAGAGAGGTGGAGGACCTGAAGCTGCGGCTGCACATGGCTGCAGAACACTACAAGGAGAAATACAAGGAATGTCAGAGACTGCAAAAACAAGTGCTTAGATTCTCTGATCCGCAAGGG GATCTGAAGAGAAGCTCAGCACAAGAGGCCTCAACAATCCCTTTATCAGTGAGTCCAGACACTTCAGTGCCAG GGAGTCCAGGTTCTGCTGATCCCATGTTGGAAGCCATCATCCAGGAGAAACTCAAAGGCATCAGCAGAGAGGCGTCCGACAGGAATGACAAGTACAGGAAATGCAAGCAGATGCTGGTG GAGGAGAAGGAGCGTAGCTGCATGTTTGCTGATGAGCTGGCCAAGATGGAGGTGAAATTTAAGGAGCAACTGAAGACAAACGAGAACATGAAACTGCAGTTGGCATCAGAGGAAGATCGCTACAAG AGCCAGATAGCTGAGAAGGGACGGGAGCTAAAGGAACTGAAGGGCACTCTAGCACTTGTTGTGAAGGAGAAGGAAAAAGTAGAGGAG GAGCTCCAGAAGGGCAGCAGCCGCAGGAAGGGAGATCAGGGGGCCAGTGAGAAAACCGGCTTGGAGAGTATCCAGTCCAATGTGCCTTTATTCCTGCAGTACCCTGTCCCCTACACCCAGGATGCCCCCACCCCACTGCTGGTCTCTAAGAGCCCCAGCCAGCTGCATTTTGGGAACCCTTACTCCATCTCAGACTCTAAAG ATGAGGGAGATGAGGAGTTCTCAAATGACCAGCTGCTTAGGCCCCCTGTGGGCCCGCCCTCTTGGGACAGCAATGTGGTGTGTAACCAACCCACACGCAATCACAGCCGGCCAGAAGGCCACGAGGAGTCAGAGGAAAAGCAAAACATCAACAAT GATAATACCAACGAACAGCCCACAGCAACTGAAACTCACAGCCCATTTGTGACCGATGGACAAACTGCCTTCTGCTTTGATCCCAG CATGGACATGAAGCGATGTCCACTCTGTGAGGTCATCTTCCCGCCCAACTATGACCAGAGCAAGTTTGAGGAGCACGTGGAGAGCCACTGGAAAATCTGCCCCATGTGCAGCGAGCAGTTCCCGCTGGACTGCGACCAGAAGGTGTTTGAGAATCATGTGCTCACTCACTTCGATGGCCACACGCTCAACTTCGACTGA